Part of the Sporichthya brevicatena genome, CTCCGGCGTCCGCCAAGACCGCGAACGACGCCGCCCGCCAGGCGGCCACCCCGCAGTTCGCGGACGCCGTCGCCTGCGCGCGGGGGATCTTCACCGGGACGATCACCGCCGTGCAGCCCGCACCGGACGGGGCCCACTACGACGTCACCGTCCTGATCGAGGAGTGGATCGCCCCGACCTCCGGCCCGGTCAGCGTCACCTACCGGGTGTTCGGCAGCACCGCGAACTCGCCCGGCGAGGACGAGACCGTCCGGGTCGGCCTGCGCCGGTTGTTCGTCGTCGCCGCCTCGGAGTCCGAGCGGATCTACGCCTTCCGGCCGAAGGACTGGGCCGAGACGAAGAAGCGCATCGCCGGTATTCGGGCCGAGCGTTCCGGGCAGTCCTGCTGACGGGCCGTAGCCCGGGGTCGGTGCGCGCGCGTACCGTGAGTCCCCAGAGTGGTCGACGGGACTGCTGAAACAGCTGGGACGGACGAGGCGACGAGGCCATGGCTCAGACGATCTGGAAGGGCGCGATCTCCTTCGGGCTGGTCTCGATCCCGGTCCGGGTGTTCTCCGCGACCGAGGAGCACGGGGTCTCGCTGCGGCAGGTCCACGCCGCCGACGGTGGGCGCATCCGCTACAAGCGCTTCTGCGAGCTCGACGGCGAGGAGGTGCCCTACAGCGACATCGCCAAGGGGTACGACCTCGGCGGCGGCGAGATGGTGGTCCTGACCGACGAGGACATGGACTCCCTCCCGCTGCCCTCGACCAAGGCCGTCGAGGTCCTGCAGTTCATCCCGGCCGACCAGTACGACCCGATCGCGACGGCGAAGAGCTACTACCTGCAGGCCGACCACCTGGGCGAGAAGCCGTACGTCCTGCTCCGGGACGCCCTGCGCTCCACCGAGAAGGTGGCGATCGTGAAGGTCGCGCTGCGCTCGCGTGAGTCGCTCGCCGCGATCCGGCCCTACGGGGACGTCCTGCTGCTGCAGCTGATGCTCTGGCCCGAGGAGATCCGGGATGCCGGCAAGCTCGCGCCCGGTGAGGACGTCACGGTCAAGGACGCCGAGGTCAGGATGGCCGAGGCCTACATCGACACCCTGACCGCGGACTACGACCCGTCCCAGTACGCCGACGAGTACGCCGCCGCTCTGCGCGCCGTCGTCGACGCCAAGGTCGCCGGCCGCGAGGTCGTCGCCGTCGACACCGACGCCGAGCCCGCCGCCGAGGTCGTCGACCTCATGGAGGCCCTGCGCCAGTCCGTCGCCCGCGCGAAGGAACGCCGCGCCGCCGGCGACTCGCCCGCCGCGGCCGCCGCCCCCGCGGCGGATAAAGCGGAGGAGAAGTCGGCGGAGAAGAAGGCCCCGGTGAAGAAGGCCGCCAAGAAGGCCCCCGCGGCCAAGAAGGCGGCGGAGAAGTCGGCGGAGAAGCCGGCGGAGAAGGCTCTCGCGAAGAAGGCGGCGGCCAAGAAGGCACCCGCGAAGAAGGCCGCGGCCCGGAAGTCGGCCTGACTCCTGCGGGATGACGTCCCGCAGTGGTGGGGTGTCGGCCCGCGCACGGGCTGACAGGCGCGCGCCCGGGACGTCATCCCGCAGGACCCGGATTGGGTGGAATTCCACGGCCCGTGGGACGGTTGGGGCGATTACCAGCGCTGTTCCAGCACGTTCACACAGTTTCGGAGAACGCCGTGTCCCTGCCCCCGCTCGTCGAGCCCGCGGACGAACTGACCGTCGACGAGGTGCGCCGCTACAGCCGCCACCTGATCATTCCCGACGTCGGGATGGCCGGCCAGAAGCGGCTGAAGAACGCCAAGGTGCTCGTGGTCGGGGCCGGCGGCCTCGGTTCGCCCGCGCTGCTCTACCTGGCCGCGGCCGGTGTGGGGACGCTCGGCATCGTGGACGACGACGTCGTCGACGAGTCGAACCTGCAGCGCCAGGTCATCCACGGCCAGTCCGACATCGGCAAGTCCAAGGCCCAGTCGGCCAAGGAGTCCGTCGCCGAGATCAACCCGTACGTCAACGTGATCCTGCACGAGCTGCGCCTGGACTCGACCAACGCGCTCGAGGTCTTCGCCGACTACGACCTGATCCTCGACGGCACCGACAACTTCGCGACGCGCTACCTGGTCAACGACGCGTGCGTGCTGCTCGGCAAGCCGTACGTGTGGGGCTCGATCTACCGCTTCGAGGGCCAGGCCTCGGTGTTCTGGGACAAGTACGGCCCGAACTACCGCCACCTGTACCCGGAGCCCCCGCCGCCCGGCATGGTCCCGAGCTGCGCCGAGGGTGGCGTGCTCGGCGTCCTGTGCGCCTCGATCGGCTCGATCATGGTGAACGAGGCCATCAAGCTGATCACCGGGATCGGGGAGCCCCTCGTCGGCCGGCTGATGATCTACGACGCCCTGGAGATGGAGTACCGGACGGTCAAGGTCCGCCGCGACCCGAACGCCCCGGACATCACCGAGCTCATCGACTACGAGGCCTTCTGCGGCGCGGTCTCCGACGAGGCCGCCGACGCGGTGAAGGACTCGACCATCTCGGTCAAGGAACTCAAGGAATGGATGGACGCGGGGAAGGACTTCGCGCTCATCGACGTCCGTGAGCCGAACGAGTTCGAGATCGTCTCGATCCCGGGCGCCACGCTGATCCCGAAGGGTGAATTCCTCAACGGGAATGCCCTCGAGAAACTCCCGCGCGACAAGCAGATCGTTCTGCACTGCAAGTCCGGCGGTCGGTCGGCCGAGGCGCTCGCCGCCGTGAAGCGCGCCGGCTTCAACGACGCCGTCCACGTCGGCGGTGGCGTCGTCGCCTGGGTCAGCCAGATCGAGCCGGACAAGCCGTCATACTGACGGCCCCTCGACCCGGGGGTCAAAGGCCGCACGGACGGTCAAACACGGACAGACGGACAGCCCACCTGAGGATCCCTCAGGTGGGCTTTTCCGTGCTCGCACAATGCGGACCCCGGATTGGGCAAAGGCCCGCGGAGCCTCGCTTGTCGATCAAGACAACACAGGCACCCTGGGAATGAGGGCGAGTCCCTAGAAGGCTCATGGCTTCCGCACAGGGAGGGTTCGTAACGTGACCGAGCCCGCAATCGGGACAAACCGTTTTCCGGGTAGCAATCCTTCATCCCCGCCGGGTGAAACCGAGGAGAATCCGTCATGAGCTCCAGCCCGTTCAAACGAGTCGCGATGAGCGCGCTCGCGACCGCGGTGGCCGCCACTGCCGCCGTCGCCGTGCAGTCGCCGGTCGCCAGTGCCGAGTCGGTGCCGTCGTGGCCGGCGGCCGATGTCTCGATGATCCATCCGGGGATCCAGACGATCACCGACGAGAAGTCGACCTGCACGTCCAACTTCGTCTTCACGGACAAGGCCGGGAACGCCTACCTCGGTCAGGCCGCGCACTGCTCCGGCACCGGGACGCCGGACGAGACCGACGGCTGCGCGTCCGAGAGCCTCCCGCTCGGGACGCCCGTGAAGCTCGGCGAGTCGGGTGTCACCGGGAAGATGGTCTACAACTCCTGGCTCGCGATGCAGAAGGCCAAGGAGACCGACGCCAACGCCTGCGCCTTCAACGACTTCGCGCTGATCCAGATCCCCAAGAGCGCGATCGGTCAGGTCAACCCGTCGATCCCGGTCTTCGGTGGTCCGGTGGACGTGCGGACCGAGCCCATGGGCTCCGGGGAGGCCGTGTTCAGCTACGGCAACTCCCCGCTGCGCGGCGGTCTGACCCAGCTCTCGCCGAAGCAGGGCTTCATCCTCGGCGAGGAGGGTGGCGGCTGGACGCACACCATCTTCACCGCGACCCCGGGCGTGCCCGGTGACTCGGGCAGTGGGTTCCTCGACTCCGAGGGCCGCGCGTTCGGGATCCTCTCGACGCTCGCGCTCCTGCCGTTCCCGGCGAGCAACGGCGTCACGGACCTCGCGAAGGCCCTCGCCTACGCCGAGCAGCACTCGAACATCAAGGGCCTGCGCCTCGCCACCGGGACCGAGGGCTTCGCTCCCGGCACCCTGCCGGTCCTGGCCGGCATCACCGGAAAG contains:
- a CDS encoding serine protease — protein: MSSSPFKRVAMSALATAVAATAAVAVQSPVASAESVPSWPAADVSMIHPGIQTITDEKSTCTSNFVFTDKAGNAYLGQAAHCSGTGTPDETDGCASESLPLGTPVKLGESGVTGKMVYNSWLAMQKAKETDANACAFNDFALIQIPKSAIGQVNPSIPVFGGPVDVRTEPMGSGEAVFSYGNSPLRGGLTQLSPKQGFILGEEGGGWTHTIFTATPGVPGDSGSGFLDSEGRAFGILSTLALLPFPASNGVTDLAKALAYAEQHSNIKGLRLATGTEGFAPGTLPVLAGITGKF
- a CDS encoding Ku protein; the encoded protein is MAQTIWKGAISFGLVSIPVRVFSATEEHGVSLRQVHAADGGRIRYKRFCELDGEEVPYSDIAKGYDLGGGEMVVLTDEDMDSLPLPSTKAVEVLQFIPADQYDPIATAKSYYLQADHLGEKPYVLLRDALRSTEKVAIVKVALRSRESLAAIRPYGDVLLLQLMLWPEEIRDAGKLAPGEDVTVKDAEVRMAEAYIDTLTADYDPSQYADEYAAALRAVVDAKVAGREVVAVDTDAEPAAEVVDLMEALRQSVARAKERRAAGDSPAAAAAPAADKAEEKSAEKKAPVKKAAKKAPAAKKAAEKSAEKPAEKALAKKAAAKKAPAKKAAARKSA
- the moeZ gene encoding adenylyltransferase/sulfurtransferase MoeZ, which produces MSLPPLVEPADELTVDEVRRYSRHLIIPDVGMAGQKRLKNAKVLVVGAGGLGSPALLYLAAAGVGTLGIVDDDVVDESNLQRQVIHGQSDIGKSKAQSAKESVAEINPYVNVILHELRLDSTNALEVFADYDLILDGTDNFATRYLVNDACVLLGKPYVWGSIYRFEGQASVFWDKYGPNYRHLYPEPPPPGMVPSCAEGGVLGVLCASIGSIMVNEAIKLITGIGEPLVGRLMIYDALEMEYRTVKVRRDPNAPDITELIDYEAFCGAVSDEAADAVKDSTISVKELKEWMDAGKDFALIDVREPNEFEIVSIPGATLIPKGEFLNGNALEKLPRDKQIVLHCKSGGRSAEALAAVKRAGFNDAVHVGGGVVAWVSQIEPDKPSY